A window of the Brassica napus cultivar Da-Ae chromosome C5, Da-Ae, whole genome shotgun sequence genome harbors these coding sequences:
- the LOC106374608 gene encoding uncharacterized protein At4g04775-like: MGQDYSYSQPSSSSNSLDMSSLLEAEAKLYADEAESLYCNAEPDQFPPQREADDGIPTACYCGAQPVVECSYTPKDPYRRYFTCANVDDGDCHIWKWWDVALMEEMSEFQRHLRQLKDQAFECDQKLLKLQKTLCELKKKSETTNAFALALCVMVSALVFIGLAAMFLSGKYLSCAFGCCSFYLVKLLTV; this comes from the coding sequence ATGGGACAAGATTATAGCTACTCCCagccttcttcatcatcaaactcTCTAGACATGAGCTCCCTTCTTGAAGCAGAAGCTAAGCTGTACGCGGATGAAGCTGAGAGTCTCTACTGCAATGCAGAGCCGGATCAGTTCCCACCTCAACGAGAGGCTGATGATGGAATCCCGACGGCATGCTACTGTGGTGCTCAGCCTGTTGTCGAATGCTCTTACACACCTAAAGATCCATACAGAAGATACTTCACGTGTGCCAATGTCGATGATGGGGACTGCCACATATGGAAATGGTGGGATGTGGCTTTAATGGAGGAGATGAGTGAGTTTCAGAGACATCTCAGGCAGCTCAAAGATCAAGCTTTTGAGTGTGACCAGAAGCTGCTTAAGCTACAGAAGACCTTGTGTGAGCTAAAGAAGAAATCAGAGACTACAAATGCCTTTGCATTGGCACTTTGTGTAATGGTGTCCGCATTAGTTTTCATAGGTTTGGCTGCTATGTTCCTGAGTGGTAAGTATCTGTCTTGTGCTTTTGGTTGTTGTTCATTCTACTTAGTAAAACTTTTGACTGTTTGA
- the LOC106373413 gene encoding glutathione S-transferase T3-like: MEKDTSYMNLLFSQSQTPVDVDSPETFWFGSQGPSESVVEPVVESGVRRKWSPKEDKILIGAWLNTSKDPVVSNEQKAGAFWKRIVYYYNASPQLVGTVPREVTSCKQRWGRINTDVSKFAGCYDAALREQRSGQNDDDVMKAALDIFFSNNEYKFSMDHCWRELRHDQKWCSSYEPKDGGKEKRKQVLEVDREEEQVGEPEGRPPGVKAAKVGSKKKKSGREEELGKLQGVLEVKEKLSRAKILVRLLAKKEPLTEMETSLKMKLMSEML; this comes from the coding sequence ATGGAAAAGGACACTAGTTATATGAACCTACTGTTTAGTCAATCTCAGACTCCAGTGGATGTTGATTCACCTGAAACTTTTTGGTTCGGTAGCCAAGGTCCTAGTGAGTCTGTTGTCGAGCCTGTTGTCGAGTCTGGTGTCAGGAGGAAGTGGTCTCCGAAGGAGGATAAGATCCTTATTGGCGCTTGGCTTAACACCAGTAAGGATCCCGTCGTCAGCAATGAGCAGAAAGCTGGTGCTTTCTGGAAGCGGATTGTATATTACTACAACGCAAGCCCGCAGCTGGTTGGGACAGTACCGAGAGAGGTTACCTCTTGCAAGCAGAGGTGGGGTAGGATCAACACTGACGTATCCAAGTTCGCTGGATGCTATGACGCGGCTCTGAGGGAGCAGAGAAGTGGccaaaatgatgatgatgtgatgaaagctGCCTTAGACATCTTCTTCAGTAATAACGAGTACAAGTTCTCCATGGATCACTGCTGGAGGGAGCTTAGGCATGACCAGAAATGGTGCTCTTCCTATGAGCCTAAGGACGGTGGAAAGGAAAAGCGCAAACAAGTGTTGGAGGTTgatagagaagaagagcaagtcgGAGAACCAGAGGGTAGACCTCCCGGGGTAAAGGCTGCCAAAGTTGgtagtaagaagaagaaaagtggTAGAGAGGAGGAGTTGGGAAAGCTTCAGGGGGTTTTAGAAGTCAAAGAAAAACTCTCTAGAGCTAAGATTCTTGTTCGTTTACTCGCGAAAAAAGAGCCTTTAACTGAGATGGAAACAAGTCTTAAAATGAAACTAATGTCTGAAATGCTTTGA